The following DNA comes from candidate division KSB1 bacterium.
GAGTTCGCAGGCGAGGCTCCATTTAAAACCTCTACTAAAGACGGAACCGGTTCAGTGTAGCGATAACCACGAAACCCGTGCACGGTCGTGCCCGCCGTGTGGCTGATGAGCCTTCTCAACGTCACTTTTTCATTAGCCGTAAATTGATTCTCCGGCACTTTCCACGTGGTCAACTTTGAGTTGATATTTTCTCAAACAAAATTTTTCCATCCTGCACGAATTTTACCGCTGCCATGGCAGAAACCGATTTACTGATAGAAGCCGCCTGAAACAGAGTCTCTCCGGCAACCGGTTCCTGAGTTTGCACATCTTTGACGCCGTAAACCTGAAAATAATCG
Coding sequences within:
- a CDS encoding beta-lactamase family protein, whose translation is MPGVSIAVIKDFQIDYFQVYGVKDVQTQEPVAGETLFQAASISKSVSAMAAVKFVQDGKILFEKISTQS